From the Leptospira sp. WS60.C2 genome, one window contains:
- a CDS encoding neutral/alkaline non-lysosomal ceramidase N-terminal domain-containing protein produces the protein MMLRFLLSIFLLLALPLVAKDSRAYLAGMSKKDITGPPVGVMFWGYAREDQTGIGIQTRQFARALVVEDQSTGKLLAYVTCEVGGIPFEIQRDVINKLQEELDPNFHFGNVLLNASHTHSGPGGHFQYAEVSFFASHFYADSYAVLRDGIVSAIKEAYQKRKPATLTVGKTIVNDAGINRSLSAYMANPETERNQYTDTIDKEMVQLNVSVDGKWIGFVNWYGVHPTNITFDNRLISSDNKGIASLLSEMEAAKKGNTSFVAIFAQANEGDVSPNLNLDNTGPGKDMYESSFIIGKRQYLASQELLQTNGKPLQGGLHFSQKFIDMSQHPVRSEFSGTGKMEYTCPSAYGYAFAAGSTEEGGGHWLFHEGMADKDRKFYIDWLAKFMLQSPSDSLRECQKPKAILFPMGETKPIPSLPQILPYGLVLVDDLTILVLPHEVTTMSSRRLKKEVKSILKEKSGEIVLSGLTNDFSGYITTPEEYATQNYEGGHTLHGQQSLNALRQEFSAMANDLLHGIEFSKSTKQNILPLDLSDRLHPIKLPESDIVSIEPKQVLNPNRNQYKKGTSVVCRVEAASPNVGYPKVNSYLWVEKKEGNVWKQFRSDGDYDTKFTYKGAGFFDKGVGKLELIWETSNDIPNGEYRLVHEGIYLSSANRKQYRIECPSFLLE, from the coding sequence ATGATGTTACGGTTCCTTCTTAGTATTTTCCTTCTCCTGGCGCTTCCCTTGGTTGCCAAAGATTCTCGCGCGTATTTGGCAGGGATGTCCAAAAAAGACATCACAGGTCCTCCTGTCGGTGTAATGTTTTGGGGTTATGCTAGAGAGGACCAAACTGGGATTGGAATCCAAACCAGACAATTTGCACGAGCTCTTGTGGTCGAAGATCAATCGACTGGAAAACTTTTGGCGTATGTCACCTGTGAGGTGGGAGGGATTCCTTTTGAAATCCAAAGAGATGTGATAAACAAACTCCAAGAAGAACTCGATCCTAATTTTCATTTTGGGAATGTTTTATTAAATGCATCGCATACACACAGTGGACCTGGTGGACATTTTCAATATGCCGAGGTTTCTTTTTTTGCCAGTCATTTTTATGCAGATTCGTATGCTGTATTACGTGATGGAATTGTTTCGGCAATCAAAGAAGCCTACCAAAAACGAAAACCAGCAACATTAACGGTAGGCAAAACAATTGTGAATGATGCAGGAATCAATCGAAGTTTGTCAGCATATATGGCAAATCCAGAAACAGAAAGAAACCAGTATACTGATACGATTGATAAAGAAATGGTTCAGCTCAATGTTTCTGTTGATGGTAAATGGATTGGCTTTGTGAATTGGTATGGAGTTCATCCCACAAATATAACATTTGATAATCGACTTATTTCATCTGATAATAAGGGAATTGCTTCTCTTCTTTCTGAAATGGAAGCAGCAAAAAAAGGAAATACTTCTTTTGTTGCTATTTTTGCACAGGCAAATGAAGGTGATGTATCACCTAACTTAAATTTGGATAATACTGGTCCTGGCAAGGATATGTATGAAAGTAGCTTCATTATAGGCAAACGTCAATACCTAGCAAGCCAAGAACTTCTGCAAACAAATGGTAAGCCCTTACAAGGAGGTCTTCATTTTTCACAAAAGTTTATCGATATGAGTCAACACCCAGTCAGAAGCGAATTTTCAGGAACTGGGAAAATGGAATACACATGTCCATCTGCTTATGGATATGCCTTTGCAGCTGGTTCCACGGAAGAAGGAGGGGGGCATTGGTTGTTTCATGAGGGGATGGCAGATAAGGATCGAAAGTTCTATATCGATTGGCTCGCCAAATTTATGTTACAGTCACCTTCCGACTCTTTACGAGAATGTCAAAAGCCAAAAGCAATATTGTTCCCGATGGGAGAAACTAAGCCGATTCCGAGTTTGCCGCAAATTCTACCGTATGGATTGGTGTTAGTTGATGATTTGACAATTTTAGTATTACCACATGAAGTCACAACCATGTCCAGTCGAAGGCTAAAAAAAGAAGTAAAGTCAATCCTGAAGGAAAAATCAGGGGAAATTGTATTATCTGGGCTTACGAATGATTTTTCTGGATATATTACAACTCCAGAAGAATACGCAACACAAAATTATGAAGGGGGACATACACTCCATGGACAGCAAAGTCTAAACGCTCTTAGGCAAGAGTTTTCTGCTATGGCAAATGACCTTTTGCATGGAATTGAATTTTCCAAATCTACGAAACAAAACATTTTACCATTAGATTTATCGGATCGACTCCATCCTATCAAACTTCCTGAATCGGATATTGTCAGTATAGAGCCCAAACAAGTGTTAAATCCCAATCGGAACCAATATAAAAAAGGAACTTCCGTAGTTTGTAGGGTAGAAGCCGCAAGTCCGAATGTTGGATATCCCAAAGTGAATTCGTATCTTTGGGTGGAAAAAAAGGAAGGTAATGTTTGGAAACAGTTTCGTTCAGATGGAGACTATGATACAAAGTTTACCTATAAAGGGGCAGGTTTTTTTGACAAGGGTGTGGGTAAACTGGAGTTGATTTGGGAAACCTCGAATGACATTCCCAATGGAGAATATCGTTTGGTGCATGAAGGAATTTATCTTAGTTCGGCAAATCGAAAACAATATCGCATTGAATGCCCAAGTTTTCTCCTAGAGTAG
- a CDS encoding DUF3817 domain-containing protein, giving the protein MLSLLQTKLGRFRILAFLEGVSFLTILFVTMPLKYLYQKPEPNKVVGLVHGLLFLLYLVELFQVKVELNWKLKKTLLAALASVVPFGTFWAEKYVYLKPDDEEKKD; this is encoded by the coding sequence ATGCTTTCACTTCTACAAACCAAATTAGGTCGATTCCGTATCTTGGCATTTCTGGAAGGGGTTTCCTTTTTAACCATTTTATTTGTAACAATGCCCTTGAAGTATCTCTACCAAAAGCCAGAGCCAAACAAAGTGGTTGGTTTAGTGCATGGCCTTCTCTTTCTTTTGTACTTGGTGGAACTTTTCCAAGTGAAAGTGGAATTGAATTGGAAGCTTAAAAAAACCTTACTTGCTGCACTTGCTTCTGTCGTTCCGTTTGGGACCTTTTGGGCAGAAAAGTATGTGTACCTCAAACCTGATGATGAGGAAAAAAAAGATTAG
- a CDS encoding lipid A-modifier LpxR family protein: MKTNRFLIIIFLSFLLVHSTWAQTKITKKQTTIKPEAETKENLETTKRETPDQYQIRLLMENDAFGGFSDRYYTNGARLEFHMSAGESNPTRRVFSYWNDLFLTPNEKTKYLQGFAVGQEFYTPTNITKADVSYGDRPYSSRGYFTNSLTTFNEDTSITTELELGMIGPSVGGKSAQINFHNFIGSPTPQGWDTQIPDSYSVALKTDIRKFYHRFFGTQYNVNLGNIQTDVSFGLIFRFGNVDKTPGPGSSVLQPGSPILHEDGKGYWYFYVNPGGTLQAYNATIQGQMGTDKAYKSQNRSSAFSNWDSFLNNPTPDVGERELQYRILSEDNGRNTLQRYILFNEFLVNGTNNPYNIGLNYLLFNNIFNGAEEIERTTRIFLLSNLAAQWDQIPDNAKALAVYSIFRPEGGKLPPIIRYYSYEILSQFILDPKQRETLLQLLREEIEYRDEKTYIADLKRAVGFVRAGFVSVSNAGFLFGLHYNYQTIDFQAAKGLPQQHQWVGFQLGKVF, translated from the coding sequence ATGAAAACAAATCGATTCCTTATAATCATATTCCTTTCTTTTTTGTTGGTTCATTCTACTTGGGCACAAACTAAAATAACCAAGAAACAAACAACCATTAAACCAGAAGCAGAAACAAAAGAGAATCTAGAGACAACCAAACGAGAAACACCTGACCAATACCAAATTAGGCTACTAATGGAAAACGATGCCTTCGGTGGTTTTTCGGATCGTTATTATACAAATGGTGCAAGACTAGAGTTTCATATGAGCGCAGGGGAATCGAATCCAACAAGAAGAGTTTTTAGTTATTGGAACGATTTGTTTCTAACACCAAACGAAAAAACGAAATACCTCCAAGGTTTTGCAGTCGGGCAAGAATTCTATACACCAACTAACATTACCAAAGCAGATGTCTCCTATGGGGACAGACCTTATTCCAGTCGTGGATATTTTACAAATTCACTAACAACTTTCAATGAAGACACAAGTATTACCACAGAACTTGAGTTAGGTATGATTGGTCCGTCAGTAGGTGGAAAATCAGCACAAATCAATTTTCATAATTTTATCGGATCGCCTACTCCACAAGGTTGGGACACTCAAATTCCAGATTCTTATTCAGTTGCATTAAAAACTGATATTCGAAAATTTTATCATCGTTTTTTCGGAACCCAATACAATGTAAACCTGGGGAACATTCAAACCGATGTATCGTTTGGTTTGATTTTTCGCTTTGGGAATGTAGACAAAACACCTGGACCAGGAAGTTCCGTTTTACAACCAGGATCCCCCATCCTTCATGAAGATGGAAAAGGATATTGGTATTTTTACGTCAACCCAGGTGGAACCTTACAGGCATATAATGCCACCATCCAAGGACAAATGGGTACAGACAAGGCATACAAGTCGCAAAACAGAAGTTCTGCGTTTAGCAACTGGGATAGTTTCTTAAATAACCCTACTCCAGATGTAGGAGAAAGAGAATTACAATATAGAATTCTCTCTGAAGATAATGGAAGAAACACATTACAACGTTATATACTCTTTAATGAGTTTTTAGTCAATGGGACAAACAATCCATACAACATAGGGTTGAACTATTTACTTTTTAATAATATCTTCAATGGTGCAGAAGAAATAGAGCGGACAACTCGTATCTTTTTATTGTCGAACCTAGCCGCACAATGGGATCAAATTCCAGACAATGCAAAAGCACTTGCTGTTTATTCGATATTCCGCCCAGAGGGAGGAAAACTTCCACCGATCATACGTTATTATTCCTACGAAATTTTGTCTCAATTCATTTTGGATCCAAAACAAAGAGAGACCTTGTTACAACTCTTACGAGAAGAAATTGAATACCGAGATGAAAAAACATACATTGCTGATTTAAAACGTGCGGTTGGTTTTGTCAGAGCTGGTTTTGTCTCTGTTTCCAATGCAGGCTTTTTGTTTGGACTTCATTACAATTACCAAACCATTGATTTCCAAGCAGCCAAAGGACTCCCCCAACAACACCAGTGGGTGGGTTTCCAACTCGGAAAAGTGTTTTAG
- a CDS encoding MFS transporter translates to MKNHSLSGRLWFVLILFGLVGQIAWSVENIYFNLFIYNTISKSTSSVTLMVQLSGIVATFITLIAGILSDKLGNRKYFISLGYLFWGLLTLSFAFVSKENTSLWFGISDEVKIVQLTIAIVITLDCIMTAFGSTANDAAFNAFVTDNTGDARSLAEGVLSAMPLLAMLIVAGGFGLIVNALGYPGLFVGVGTLMSLSGILGLFFIKDNPNLTKQNSDFISDLVYGFKKTVILNHKRLYLYFLAMGIYGVASQIYMPYLIIFMQEYLNFDAIQYSIVLACVILGASVITIFLGKRFDGKDKDKLLFQFSAIYIFGMVSLYFVAKTTKGNNITLVMLLVGITSLILITGFVQVLALLGAQIRDFTPIENTGKLQGIRMIFFVLIPMFIGPMIGQKINETTNLTYIDTANGSVAHVPSPEIFITGALFCLLIFYPLTMIKRGIQN, encoded by the coding sequence ATGAAGAATCACAGTTTAAGTGGCCGTCTTTGGTTTGTATTGATTTTATTTGGTCTTGTTGGGCAAATTGCCTGGTCTGTTGAGAACATTTACTTCAATTTATTTATCTATAATACAATTTCCAAGAGCACTTCCTCAGTGACGCTTATGGTGCAGCTCAGTGGAATTGTTGCTACCTTCATTACCTTAATTGCCGGGATCTTATCTGACAAACTGGGAAATCGTAAGTATTTTATTTCACTTGGCTATTTATTTTGGGGACTACTCACCTTATCATTTGCCTTTGTTTCCAAAGAAAATACAAGTTTGTGGTTTGGTATTTCAGATGAAGTAAAAATCGTGCAACTTACAATCGCCATCGTGATTACCTTAGATTGCATAATGACTGCTTTTGGCTCTACAGCAAATGATGCCGCTTTTAACGCTTTCGTCACAGATAACACTGGTGATGCGCGTAGTTTAGCGGAGGGTGTTTTATCCGCGATGCCACTATTAGCAATGTTAATCGTAGCGGGTGGATTTGGTTTGATCGTGAATGCACTCGGTTATCCAGGTCTATTTGTTGGCGTTGGTACTTTGATGTCCCTCTCTGGAATCCTTGGCCTATTTTTCATCAAAGACAATCCGAACCTAACAAAACAAAATTCTGATTTTATCTCTGACTTAGTCTATGGATTCAAAAAAACAGTCATACTCAATCACAAACGATTGTATTTGTATTTTCTAGCGATGGGAATTTATGGTGTCGCAAGCCAAATTTATATGCCTTATCTTATCATCTTCATGCAAGAGTATCTTAATTTTGATGCCATTCAATATTCGATTGTCCTCGCTTGCGTGATTTTAGGTGCAAGTGTGATCACCATTTTCCTCGGCAAACGTTTTGATGGAAAAGACAAGGACAAGTTATTATTCCAATTTTCGGCAATTTATATTTTTGGAATGGTATCCTTATACTTTGTCGCAAAAACCACAAAAGGAAATAATATAACACTCGTAATGTTATTGGTTGGTATCACAAGTCTCATATTGATCACTGGATTTGTTCAGGTTTTAGCTCTATTGGGTGCTCAAATTAGAGATTTTACACCAATCGAAAATACAGGAAAATTACAAGGGATTCGCATGATTTTCTTTGTCTTGATTCCTATGTTCATCGGGCCAATGATCGGGCAGAAAATCAACGAAACTACAAATCTAACTTATATCGACACAGCAAATGGAAGCGTCGCACATGTACCATCTCCTGAAATTTTTATTACAGGAGCGCTATTCTGTTTACTCATATTTTACCCACTTACTATGATTAAACGAGGAATTCAAAATTGA
- a CDS encoding glycoside hydrolase family 2 protein, with protein sequence MKSNIPHIEYPRPQLQRESYINLNGEWFLGHSKQGYPLEYQHKIKVPFSPETKASGLGNFILKPDEVLFYKREFEISSEFLKDITFLHFGAVDYSCICYINGKEVGYHQGGFLPFSFDVSKAIRTGKNEVRLTVTDPTDTGIQSRGKQKLKRGGIWYTPQSGIWQTVWMESVSKDYIKHLKITPNIDTKTIEVEVDTESDSILIQVISGTEVIAESTKKLSTISIPDMELWSPENPKLYDLKIKTKNDLVSSYFGMRKFSIGYDGKFKRLYLNNKPYFHNGLLDQGYWSEGLLTPPDDESMIKEISLMKEMGFNTLRKHIKIEPLRWYYHCDRIGMLVWQDFVCGGGPYQNWKVAYLPFIGWKTDDTKHKFLNRTDERGKQEFIAEMNSTVSLLYNTVSLAVWVLFNEGWGQFDSVQLTKELKALDSTRTIDSVSGWYDQGKNSSDLKSLHLYYQKLKVPKNEPRVIVLSEFGGYSLKTEGHVYDDKKLFGYKILPDKESLQMEYRKLFEKELIPLIKQGLSASIYTQVSDVEEEINGLVTYDRKVVKFDIPFLKEINQKLQYQ encoded by the coding sequence TTGAAATCCAATATTCCACATATAGAATACCCAAGACCACAATTACAAAGAGAAAGTTATATCAATTTAAATGGAGAATGGTTTTTAGGTCACTCAAAACAAGGTTATCCATTAGAATACCAACACAAAATCAAAGTTCCATTCTCTCCAGAAACAAAAGCAAGTGGATTGGGAAATTTTATACTCAAACCGGATGAAGTATTATTTTATAAAAGAGAATTTGAAATTTCGTCTGAGTTCTTAAAAGACATCACGTTCTTACACTTTGGTGCTGTCGATTATTCTTGTATCTGTTATATCAACGGCAAGGAAGTTGGTTATCATCAAGGAGGTTTTTTACCTTTCTCCTTTGATGTCTCTAAAGCAATTCGAACAGGCAAGAATGAAGTCCGACTTACAGTCACTGACCCAACAGACACGGGTATTCAATCCCGAGGAAAACAAAAATTAAAGAGGGGTGGGATTTGGTACACTCCACAGTCAGGAATTTGGCAAACCGTTTGGATGGAGAGTGTATCAAAAGATTATATCAAACATTTAAAAATCACACCAAACATAGATACCAAAACAATCGAAGTGGAAGTGGATACGGAAAGTGACTCCATCCTCATCCAAGTCATTAGTGGAACAGAAGTCATTGCCGAAAGCACAAAAAAACTATCCACAATATCGATTCCAGATATGGAATTGTGGTCACCTGAAAATCCAAAATTATATGATTTAAAAATCAAAACTAAGAATGATCTTGTATCTTCCTACTTTGGTATGCGAAAATTTTCCATTGGGTACGATGGAAAATTCAAACGATTGTATCTCAATAACAAACCTTACTTTCACAATGGTCTCCTAGATCAGGGTTATTGGTCAGAAGGATTACTAACACCCCCAGACGATGAATCCATGATTAAAGAAATTTCTTTGATGAAAGAGATGGGATTCAATACACTCAGAAAGCATATCAAAATTGAACCCTTACGTTGGTATTACCATTGCGACCGCATCGGAATGTTGGTTTGGCAAGACTTTGTCTGCGGCGGTGGCCCCTATCAAAACTGGAAAGTTGCATATCTGCCATTCATTGGATGGAAAACAGATGATACAAAACACAAATTCCTAAACCGTACAGACGAAAGAGGTAAACAAGAGTTTATCGCAGAAATGAATTCCACTGTGTCTCTATTGTACAATACTGTTTCATTAGCAGTTTGGGTTTTGTTTAACGAAGGATGGGGACAATTTGACAGTGTCCAACTAACAAAAGAATTAAAAGCACTGGATAGCACTAGAACGATTGATAGCGTCAGTGGATGGTATGACCAAGGTAAAAATAGCAGTGATCTAAAAAGTTTACATCTGTATTACCAAAAACTTAAGGTTCCCAAAAACGAGCCCCGAGTCATTGTATTGTCTGAGTTTGGTGGTTATTCCTTAAAAACTGAGGGTCATGTGTATGATGACAAAAAACTCTTTGGCTACAAAATACTGCCAGACAAAGAATCTCTACAAATGGAATACAGAAAATTGTTTGAAAAAGAGCTTATACCATTAATCAAACAAGGATTAAGTGCTTCTATTTATACGCAAGTGAGTGATGTCGAGGAAGAAATTAATGGACTTGTCACCTATGACAGAAAAGTTGTTAAGTTTGATATCCCTTTTTTAAAGGAGATCAATCAAAAACTCCAGTATCAGTAG
- a CDS encoding YheT family hydrolase: protein MQTIILLFFSILVFGFLVYYVFHVIEIPILRFHDSEFSAKIISETRKLTNRYFPTIWCFNQHLMLFLLMFRENRAKRFPYDQIEHLEMKDGGTTGLAWSGIQSVNHKDKTPIIVVFHTISGDEQDVKGTVSHIRKTYNWIVVVCIRRGHGNLPLTKPIINTMGSTSDLKEQLDHIRKKFPNKPLFGVGISAGSGLLARYLGESGKKSLFRAAVAVSPAYDIEKAFHRVHPVYSKIMGQRMINYFLKRHYDSFSKVKGTEELLRVKTLGEFQDKLHSVSGFKDKETYYKNSNPILVADQIQTPLLVLNAADDPICVNQNVLENLHWLESLKNTIHVHTKRGSHIAFFEGFTAKSWSDQLIGEYFQTVLKLI from the coding sequence ATGCAAACTATTATTTTACTTTTTTTCAGCATCTTAGTTTTTGGATTTCTAGTTTATTATGTTTTTCATGTAATCGAGATACCGATCTTAAGATTTCATGATTCTGAATTTTCCGCAAAAATCATTTCAGAAACTCGGAAGTTGACCAATCGGTATTTCCCAACCATCTGGTGTTTCAATCAACATTTGATGTTATTCCTTTTGATGTTTCGGGAAAATAGAGCAAAACGGTTCCCATACGATCAAATAGAACATTTAGAAATGAAGGATGGAGGGACAACAGGACTTGCTTGGTCCGGCATTCAATCCGTAAACCATAAAGACAAAACACCGATCATTGTTGTCTTTCATACCATCAGTGGAGATGAACAAGATGTCAAAGGGACTGTATCGCACATACGAAAAACTTACAATTGGATCGTTGTCGTTTGTATTAGAAGAGGACATGGAAACCTACCTCTCACAAAACCCATCATTAACACAATGGGATCCACTTCTGATCTCAAAGAACAACTTGATCATATCCGAAAGAAATTCCCTAACAAACCATTGTTTGGTGTTGGAATTTCGGCAGGTTCAGGACTCCTTGCCAGGTATTTAGGTGAATCAGGTAAAAAAAGTTTGTTTCGTGCAGCCGTTGCTGTTTCTCCAGCTTATGATATCGAAAAAGCGTTTCATCGTGTTCATCCCGTTTATAGCAAAATTATGGGCCAAAGGATGATCAATTACTTCTTAAAAAGGCATTATGATAGTTTTTCCAAAGTGAAAGGAACAGAAGAATTGTTACGTGTAAAAACATTAGGAGAATTTCAAGATAAACTTCACTCCGTTTCTGGTTTCAAAGATAAAGAAACATATTACAAAAATTCGAATCCTATTTTAGTTGCTGACCAAATTCAAACACCACTTCTAGTATTAAATGCTGCAGATGACCCTATTTGCGTGAATCAAAATGTATTGGAAAACTTACATTGGTTAGAAAGTTTAAAAAACACAATTCATGTTCACACAAAAAGAGGTAGCCATATTGCCTTCTTTGAAGGTTTTACTGCAAAATCATGGTCCGATCAATTGATTGGAGAATACTTTCAAACTGTTTTGAAGCTCATTTAA
- a CDS encoding DUF4334 domain-containing protein codes for MGEKKLEIKFQEMRSKKNNSIEDSFALFDALEVVKIEEMIGRWHGSGFHTGHTMDGALETFNWYGKEFLDSENVHPLVFRSFGKNLFKVNPTLMPVRLATIIPSTNLWPLRYLFLLFRFLFQTNKSKARVRQIEFRGQVTSAMIYDNLPIHDVFKKVNQNTLLGCMDFKGMEQPFFFVLERD; via the coding sequence ATGGGTGAAAAAAAATTAGAAATAAAATTCCAAGAAATGCGTTCTAAAAAGAACAATTCTATAGAAGATTCGTTTGCATTGTTCGATGCCTTAGAAGTTGTGAAAATAGAAGAAATGATTGGGCGTTGGCATGGTTCTGGATTTCATACAGGGCATACGATGGATGGTGCACTCGAAACTTTCAATTGGTATGGGAAAGAATTCCTAGATTCAGAAAATGTGCATCCGCTGGTGTTTCGCTCTTTTGGCAAAAATTTATTTAAAGTGAATCCGACTCTTATGCCCGTTCGTTTAGCGACAATTATCCCTTCGACAAATTTATGGCCTCTTCGGTATCTATTTCTATTGTTTCGTTTTCTCTTTCAAACAAACAAATCGAAAGCAAGAGTTCGCCAAATCGAATTTAGGGGACAAGTTACATCTGCTATGATTTACGACAATCTTCCGATCCATGACGTATTTAAAAAAGTAAATCAAAATACATTACTTGGTTGTATGGATTTTAAAGGAATGGAACAACCTTTCTTTTTTGTATTGGAACGAGACTAA
- a CDS encoding CoA-binding protein, translating to MNVADSEIKSLLQSYQTITVYGLSNDPQKPSHYVPVFMREKGWDVIGTYPKEHSVGGFKIYKNLRDVPKESRKFIDVFRSSDKVPEIVDEILELGGTEFLWLQLGISHPEAEKKAEASGIKVVSNRCLIIEHKRFF from the coding sequence ATGAATGTAGCTGATTCCGAAATAAAATCTCTCCTTCAATCGTATCAGACAATTACAGTTTACGGACTTAGTAATGACCCACAAAAGCCAAGTCATTATGTTCCTGTGTTCATGAGGGAGAAAGGCTGGGATGTGATTGGAACATATCCTAAGGAGCATTCTGTAGGCGGATTCAAAATCTATAAAAACCTAAGAGATGTTCCCAAGGAAAGTCGCAAGTTCATCGATGTTTTCAGGAGTTCAGACAAAGTTCCTGAAATTGTAGATGAAATTTTAGAATTAGGTGGAACGGAATTTTTGTGGTTACAACTTGGTATTTCTCATCCAGAAGCAGAAAAAAAAGCAGAAGCTTCTGGCATCAAAGTCGTATCGAATCGATGCTTAATCATAGAGCACAAAAGATTTTTTTGA
- a CDS encoding HAD family hydrolase → MDGTLTIAQHDFNAIKRELGFPLDMDILTSLSKLPTELKLQKNLQLDAIELEVAKFAEASQGCYQLLEQIHLLTHSLGILTRNSFLNSLETLKAAGIYDFFSEEYIVCRDRALPKPNPDGILFLMKEWNAKPEETIMIGDYLYDLQAGKAAGVETIYIDPSGSFPFKENANYHVKNLEEILYL, encoded by the coding sequence ATGGATGGCACTCTCACAATTGCACAACATGACTTCAATGCCATCAAACGAGAGCTAGGTTTTCCATTAGATATGGATATTTTAACTTCGCTTTCAAAATTACCAACCGAGTTAAAATTACAGAAAAATTTACAACTAGATGCGATTGAACTTGAAGTTGCTAAATTTGCTGAGGCATCTCAAGGCTGTTATCAGTTATTAGAACAGATTCATTTGCTAACCCATTCGTTAGGAATCCTTACAAGAAATAGTTTTTTAAATTCCTTAGAAACATTGAAAGCTGCAGGAATTTACGATTTTTTTTCAGAAGAATATATCGTATGCCGGGATCGTGCCTTACCAAAACCAAATCCCGATGGAATACTTTTTCTAATGAAGGAATGGAATGCAAAACCAGAAGAAACAATTATGATTGGTGACTATCTGTATGATTTACAAGCAGGTAAGGCAGCAGGAGTTGAGACGATTTACATTGACCCATCAGGATCTTTCCCTTTCAAAGAAAATGCAAATTATCATGTCAAAAACCTCGAAGAAATTTTATATCTTTAA
- a CDS encoding DUF2817 domain-containing protein, protein MLRGMKRLNRYENRILKIAKLGGKLVRLKQYGFSTKTEEGFRFPIYVLEIGKPKALKKNLAGVIAGVHGLETIGIRVLLDFLDYIFARKTSVLYQEIKNGEVGIVCIPILNPGGVALKRRSNPKGVDLMRNSGVEAVKAPFFFGGHKYSNIFPYYRGKVLQTESRVLDRFFHEYFLKAENEMIPVVDIHSGFGVVDHVWWPYASTHEPCVDETLFQKIAFHFTNSLNHFLYRFGPQSETYTTHGDLWDRLYDRFQKITHETRTVQKSRFLPLTLEIGTWSDINIDPLKLFRKRGIFNPARESKQKSIVSHRKFLTDMMRLAKMNSSDLS, encoded by the coding sequence ATGTTGCGTGGGATGAAAAGACTAAATCGATATGAGAATAGAATCCTTAAGATCGCAAAGTTAGGTGGAAAACTAGTACGTTTAAAACAATATGGTTTTTCAACGAAAACGGAAGAAGGATTTCGATTTCCGATTTATGTTTTGGAAATAGGAAAACCAAAAGCACTCAAAAAAAATCTAGCAGGTGTCATAGCGGGAGTGCATGGTTTAGAAACGATAGGGATTCGTGTACTTTTAGATTTTTTAGATTATATTTTTGCACGTAAAACATCTGTTTTGTACCAAGAAATTAAAAATGGTGAGGTAGGAATCGTTTGTATTCCTATCTTAAATCCTGGCGGTGTTGCGCTCAAAAGACGATCCAATCCGAAGGGTGTAGATCTCATGCGAAACTCTGGAGTGGAAGCAGTAAAAGCCCCATTCTTTTTTGGGGGACACAAATACTCAAATATATTTCCATATTACCGAGGTAAGGTGCTTCAAACTGAATCAAGAGTTTTGGATCGTTTCTTTCATGAGTATTTTTTAAAAGCTGAAAATGAAATGATTCCCGTCGTGGACATTCATTCCGGATTTGGTGTAGTTGATCATGTTTGGTGGCCTTATGCAAGCACTCATGAACCATGTGTTGATGAAACTCTATTTCAAAAAATTGCCTTTCATTTTACAAACTCCTTGAATCATTTTTTGTATCGTTTTGGGCCTCAGAGTGAAACCTATACCACCCATGGAGATTTATGGGATCGATTGTATGATCGGTTTCAAAAGATCACTCATGAAACAAGAACTGTTCAAAAAAGTCGATTCCTTCCTCTAACCTTGGAAATAGGAACATGGTCTGATATCAACATAGATCCGTTAAAATTATTTCGGAAGAGAGGGATTTTTAATCCTGCGCGCGAATCCAAACAAAAATCTATCGTTAGCCATCGTAAATTTTTAACGGATATGATGCGTTTGGCAAAGATGAATTCTTCTGATCTTTCATAG